Part of the Devosia sp. SL43 genome, GGACAATCAAGGCAAGCAGACGCCCTCTGCCGACGCCTTCTCGTCCGACCCGCGCATCCGCGAACTGGTCCGTTTCCTGGCCCGTCGCGCCGCCGAGGCGGACTACGACGAATTCTTGAAGGCCCGTGCCCAGCCGCGTCATAACCAGCATGAGGGGACCAAGCCATGACACGCATCACGATAGCCGCAATATACGCCAGATTCAGCAATGAGGATTTGCAGAAGGCCGCCTCAATCGAAGACCAAATTAGGCAAGCCCGCGAATTCATCTCGAAGAACGGCTGGTCGGAAGGCCCGGTCTACACCGATTTTGGAATTTCCGGTGCCTCCATGCAGCATCGTAGCGGCATCAAGGGGATGATGGACGACGCTTCTCGCGGCGTGTTCGATGTGGTTGTGGCGGAATCGTTGGACCGCGTGACGCGCGACCAGGAAGACGTTGCCCATATTTATAAGCGGCTCGACTTTGCTGGCATCAGCATCGTCACTATTTCGGAAGGCAATATCGGCCCACTTCACATCGGCCTCAAAGGTACGATGAATGCTATGTTTCTGACCGAACTGAAGGTCAAGGTTAAGCGTGGGCAGAGAGGCCGTGTCGAGAACGGATTTTCAGGCGGTGGCAATTCCTATGGATATGACGTTGTCCGCGAACTCGATGCGAAGGGCGAACTCATCCGCGGCTTGCGTGCCATCAACCCCGCAGAGGCGGTCATCGTCCGCCGTATTTTTGGCGAGTACGTCGCGGGACACTCGCCAAAGGCGATTGCTCGCCGCTTAAATAACGAAGGCGTCGTCGGGCCATCCGGCCGAGGCTGGAGCCCTTCGACCATTAACGGCAATTGGCAACGCGGCACCGGCATACTTAACAACGCGCTTTACGTTGGTGAGATCGTTTATAACAAGGTGTCCTACCCACGAAATCCAAACACCGGAAAACCCGTTGCCCGTGTGAATCCAGAGTCCGAGTGGGTTCGCTCCGCCGTTCCAGAACTCGCCATCATCGAGCGCAGCACCTGGGATCGCGTTCAATCGTTCCGCACCGAGCAGCGCAAATCCAGCACCAAGTTCTGGGAAAAGCAGCGACCAAAATACCTGTTGTCGCACCTGCTACGGTGCGGCTGCTGTGGTGGCGGCGTCAGCAAAATTTCGGCGACGCACTACGGCTGCGGTGCCGCGCGCGAAAAAGGCCCCGCCGTGTGTACCAACAGAGTGACCGTTGCGCGTCTGGACCTGGAGCATACCGTTCTTACGGTGCTGAGGGATCGCCTGATGGACCCCGACCTGGTGGAAGTGTTCTGCAAGGAATACGTGACTCACCTCAACAAGCTAAGGATGGAGCGCAACTCACTTCGCGACGGTTATCTGGCGGAACTTGATACTCTTGAGGTTCGCGAGGATCGAATGGTCCGGGCGATTATGGATGGCTTTGCCACACCCAAACTGAAGACAGAGATGGATGAGTTGCTGGCGCGGCGCGGTGAACTGAGCAGACTCATCGACAACACCGACGAAGCTCCTGTGTTGCTGCATCCTCAAATGTCTCGGCGGTACAAAACTGAGGTGAACCAACTGATCCAGTCGCTCAACGATGACGAGCATCGCGCGGAAGCGACCGAACTGATCCGGTCGCTAGTTGAGCGAATTGTCATCACACCATCCGCGTCAAATTTCCGAAGCGTCGCCGTAGATGTCTACGGCGACCTAGCCGGAATCATCAACATCGCCACGGACAAAAAGACTGCGCGCGAACCTGACCTACGGCAGATACGCCTTATGCTCGGACGCGATGCCCATCATGATTTCGTAAATCAGGGCAAGATGGTGGGCCTTGAGGCAAGCCACCTTCATTCCAATACGCAAGGTAAGATGGTGGGCCCACCAGGACTCGAACCTGGAACCAGACCGTTATGAGCGGTCGGCTCTAACCATTGAGCTATAGGCCCCCATTCGCCTCTTAGCAGGGTCACAGAGGGTGGCAAGAGGGAACTGGTATTGCCGTGATTGCCCGCACGCTCGTCACTTCGTATCGTGCGGCTTGCGACATCTGTTCGAATACCGAACTGGAGACCCCATGCGCGAAGGCGACATCATCAATGGCCTGGTCAAGGGACTCTCCGTCATCGAGTGCTTCGACGAGGAACATGCCAGCCAATCGATCACTGACGTCGCCAATCGCACCGGACTCGAACGCGCCACCGCGCGCCGGTGCCTGCTCACCCTCACCCATCTTGGCTACGCCAACTATGACGGTAAGTTCTTCCGCCTGACCCCGCGTATTCTCAATCTGGGTCACTCCTACCTGGCAGCCACGCCGCTGCCGCGGCTGATCCAGCCGTTCCTCGAAGAACTTTCGGATCAGATCAACGAGTCGTCCTCCGCCGCCGTGCTCGACAATACGGAGATTCTCTACATCGCCCGCGCCTCCTA contains:
- a CDS encoding recombinase family protein gives rise to the protein MTRITIAAIYARFSNEDLQKAASIEDQIRQAREFISKNGWSEGPVYTDFGISGASMQHRSGIKGMMDDASRGVFDVVVAESLDRVTRDQEDVAHIYKRLDFAGISIVTISEGNIGPLHIGLKGTMNAMFLTELKVKVKRGQRGRVENGFSGGGNSYGYDVVRELDAKGELIRGLRAINPAEAVIVRRIFGEYVAGHSPKAIARRLNNEGVVGPSGRGWSPSTINGNWQRGTGILNNALYVGEIVYNKVSYPRNPNTGKPVARVNPESEWVRSAVPELAIIERSTWDRVQSFRTEQRKSSTKFWEKQRPKYLLSHLLRCGCCGGGVSKISATHYGCGAAREKGPAVCTNRVTVARLDLEHTVLTVLRDRLMDPDLVEVFCKEYVTHLNKLRMERNSLRDGYLAELDTLEVREDRMVRAIMDGFATPKLKTEMDELLARRGELSRLIDNTDEAPVLLHPQMSRRYKTEVNQLIQSLNDDEHRAEATELIRSLVERIVITPSASNFRSVAVDVYGDLAGIINIATDKKTAREPDLRQIRLMLGRDAHHDFVNQGKMVGLEASHLHSNTQGKMVGPPGLEPGTRPL